GGCCACCACGAGCCCCTGCTGACCACAGTGGAGGGGACGCGTGAAGTGACCGCAGCTCACGGCATCGCGCTCGGGATCGTCCCTGGGCTCCGCTCCTGGCCCTCCACCACCGTCCCGCTCCCGCCCGACGGAGCCCTCACCCTCTATACGGACGGCCTGACCGAAGGCCACAGCGGCGCAGACCACGAGCGACTCGGCGTGGAAGGTCTCCTCACGCTGATCGGGAGCCTGCCACCGGCGGACCCGGGTGCCCATGTGGACCGGCTCATCCAGGAAACCCACCGGCTGAACGCCGGCCGGCACAGTGACGATCTGGCAGTGCTCCGCCTCGACTGGGGCAACCTGTCCTCCCCGTCCTGAGGGTCGGGAGCGCAGGGCGTAGCGGCGCGGTACGTCGAGACCGGCGGTGGTGACCCCACCGCCCGTCCAGGCCTGTGCCTGCGCCCCGGACTGCTGTCCCGGGGCGCAGGCAAGGCACAGGGCAGTGGTCAGCTGGTGCGGTTGTAGATCGCTGTGCCGGGGCAGGCGGTGACACCCGAACGGGTCGCGCACCCGGTGTACTGGCCGGAGCCGTTCCACCAGGCCCAGCCGCCGATGGTGCGGCCGTTCAGCCAGGTGTACTGGCCGTTGTAGTTGGCGTCGTACGTGCGCAGGCTCCAGTGCACGTGGGCTCCGGTCGCGGCTCCGCCGGCGCAGGTGTCGATGCCGATGGTGCCGAGCAGGGCGCTGCGGGCGATCGATGTTCCGTTGTAGTAAGTGGTGTTCCACATGTGGTAGTAGTCCGTCGAGAAACCGCCGGGGTGGATCACTCGGGTCCAGCCGCCGCCGGCACCGCACATCGAGGTCGCCGTTCCCTCCCGGGACGAGCGGACCCGACCGCTGGCGTTGCCTCCCGCGAAGTCGAGGCTGCTCCAGTAGCCCGTCGAGCCGGTGTGGGAGTGCGCTCCGCCGGTGAGCGTCATGTAGTAGTCGGGCATCCAGGGCAGCAGCAATCCGCCGGTGTTGGCAGCCGTGGTCCCCACCGACGGCGTCTCCTGCTGCGGGGTCGCCCTGCGCTGGGCGTACGCCGTCATGGTCCGCCGCTCCGCCTCGCCGACCAGCGGAGACGTGGCCACGTGATCGGCGAATTCGCGGTCGCCCTCAAGGCCCGGGATCCATTGCCCGTCCTTGCGGTGAGCGATGTAGAGCCAGCCCTCCGGCTCCCCGTGGTGGGTGCGGGGCGCTTCGATGTACGCGACGCCACGGGCCCAGTCGGCCGAGACGGTACGGACATCGACGACCACCTCCCGGTTCTCGTCGGCGAGTTTGCTGAAGGCGGCTTTCGGGGTGAGCCCCTTGGCGTCGTCGGACCGGGAGAGGACGTCCGTGGAGACGGCGTCTATCAGTGCCTGCCGCCCGGTGCCGAGGCGGTTGGCCACCGCAGACGGCATTTTCACGGTGACATCGAGGGAAGGCGCCTGGGCGGGGGCCGCGGGGGCCGCCGGGGCCTCTGCGGACCTTGCGGCCGAGTCGCGGAAAGCCGCTGTCGCCGAGGGTGCGGTGGCGAGGAGGCCGAGGGCGGCGACGGCGGCGACGGCGGTTCTCGCGGACAGCTTGGAGAGCATGGTGGTGTCCCT
The nucleotide sequence above comes from Streptomyces sp. NBC_01116. Encoded proteins:
- a CDS encoding M23 family metallopeptidase; the encoded protein is MLSKLSARTAVAAVAALGLLATAPSATAAFRDSAARSAEAPAAPAAPAQAPSLDVTVKMPSAVANRLGTGRQALIDAVSTDVLSRSDDAKGLTPKAAFSKLADENREVVVDVRTVSADWARGVAYIEAPRTHHGEPEGWLYIAHRKDGQWIPGLEGDREFADHVATSPLVGEAERRTMTAYAQRRATPQQETPSVGTTAANTGGLLLPWMPDYYMTLTGGAHSHTGSTGYWSSLDFAGGNASGRVRSSREGTATSMCGAGGGWTRVIHPGGFSTDYYHMWNTTYYNGTSIARSALLGTIGIDTCAGGAATGAHVHWSLRTYDANYNGQYTWLNGRTIGGWAWWNGSGQYTGCATRSGVTACPGTAIYNRTS